A genomic window from Nitrospirota bacterium includes:
- a CDS encoding LamG domain-containing protein encodes MKQYKKIFTILLILVFAVGVTGISYAGDKGNSALYFPGSQVSNDDYTYWYNLVSLSDPRLYPLGFDFKNTSITIEAWIKPEKIPGVILAAGNLAARVTSDGFVLYLWKGASPNASEGCHDNADYNCVKFAVKSNGAWYAATAYTPSDLTNGWHHVAGVLDVSTGTITVYVDGNPLEGADSNHPNRKTGVSAMVDSGSLFIGANQCITPEETIGGKDKSETHPGIKHWFKGTIDEIRLWKEARTQSLIKECMNQELKGEGSCKITAALATYLKFNEGGGSTVRDSSVNGNNGSFRYYKNAKKVKKDHNVRVGYHTQVQDPESLEVQDPANWVAGYPFSK; translated from the coding sequence ATGAAACAGTACAAAAAAATATTCACCATACTATTGATTCTTGTTTTTGCTGTAGGTGTTACCGGTATAAGTTATGCCGGTGATAAAGGAAATTCTGCGCTCTACTTCCCGGGTTCACAAGTTTCCAACGATGATTATACTTACTGGTATAATCTTGTTTCCCTCTCTGACCCGAGATTATACCCTTTAGGTTTTGACTTCAAGAATACAAGCATAACTATAGAGGCATGGATAAAGCCTGAAAAAATTCCAGGGGTAATTTTAGCAGCCGGGAATCTTGCCGCAAGAGTTACAAGCGATGGTTTTGTGCTGTATCTCTGGAAAGGCGCTTCCCCAAATGCATCCGAGGGCTGCCATGACAATGCCGATTATAACTGCGTAAAATTTGCTGTCAAAAGCAACGGCGCATGGTATGCCGCCACTGCATACACGCCGTCTGACCTTACCAATGGGTGGCACCATGTAGCAGGAGTACTTGATGTAAGTACCGGAACAATTACGGTTTATGTTGACGGCAATCCGCTGGAAGGGGCGGATAGTAACCATCCAAATCGCAAAACCGGCGTTTCTGCAATGGTTGATTCCGGATCTCTTTTCATTGGAGCAAATCAGTGCATTACACCGGAAGAAACAATCGGAGGAAAAGACAAGTCAGAGACGCATCCGGGCATAAAACACTGGTTTAAAGGCACAATTGACGAAATAAGACTGTGGAAAGAGGCAAGAACACAAAGTCTAATCAAAGAATGTATGAATCAGGAACTTAAGGGTGAAGGTTCATGCAAAATCACAGCCGCTTTAGCAACTTATTTAAAGTTTAACGAAGGCGGAGGTTCTACCGTCAGAGATAGTTCCGTGAATGGCAACAATGGTTCTTTCAGATACTATAAAAACGCAAAAAAAGTTAAAAAAGACCATAACGTACGGGTTGGGTACCATACTCAGGTGCAGGATCCGGAAAGCCTTGAAGTACAAGACCCGGCCAACTGGGTAGCAGGGTATCCTTTCTCAAAATAA